Proteins from a single region of Pseudomonadota bacterium:
- a CDS encoding NAD-dependent epimerase, with the protein MNIKHVFVTGAAGFIGYHLSLRLLKEGINVTGIDNMNPYYDVILKESRLAQLVSHEKFTFIKADISDRDALQEVFINNKFDVVVNLAAQAGVRYSLENPYSYIDSNIVGFTNILECCRHNDVKHLVFASSSSVYGANTKMPFSIHHNVDHPVSLYAATKKANELMAHSYSHLYDLPCTGLRFFTVYGPWGRPDMALFLFTDAILNGKPIKVFNHGKMTRDFTYIDDIIEGVARIMNKVPEPNPNWSGNSPDPGTSYAKYKIYNIGNNNPVELMKFIENIETILEKKAEMEFLDLQPGDVVSTYADVDDLINDVGFKPETLLETGIRHFVNWYVDYYGKKIK; encoded by the coding sequence ATTAATATTAAACATGTTTTTGTTACAGGTGCTGCCGGGTTTATCGGTTATCATTTGTCTTTAAGATTGCTTAAGGAAGGGATTAATGTAACCGGTATTGATAATATGAATCCTTATTATGATGTTATACTTAAGGAATCCAGGCTTGCTCAACTAGTGTCTCATGAAAAATTTACATTCATAAAAGCAGACATTTCAGATAGGGATGCTTTGCAAGAAGTTTTTATAAATAACAAGTTTGATGTTGTTGTAAATCTTGCGGCACAAGCTGGTGTTAGATATTCATTAGAGAATCCTTATTCGTATATTGATTCCAATATAGTCGGTTTTACAAATATCCTTGAATGCTGCAGGCATAATGATGTTAAGCATCTTGTTTTTGCTTCATCAAGTTCGGTTTATGGGGCAAATACAAAAATGCCTTTTTCCATTCATCATAATGTAGATCATCCGGTGTCTCTTTATGCAGCTACAAAGAAAGCAAATGAACTCATGGCTCATTCATACAGCCATCTCTATGATTTGCCTTGCACAGGACTTAGATTTTTTACGGTTTACGGGCCATGGGGGCGACCCGATATGGCGCTTTTCCTTTTTACAGATGCAATTCTTAATGGAAAACCTATCAAGGTTTTCAATCATGGAAAGATGACGCGTGATTTTACATATATTGATGATATTATCGAAGGAGTTGCAAGGATTATGAATAAAGTTCCTGAGCCGAATCCAAACTGGAGCGGCAACAGCCCTGATCCCGGCACCTCATACGCAAAATATAAAATTTATAATATAGGTAACAACAATCCTGTTGAGCTTATGAAATTTATAGAAAATATAGAAACTATTTTAGAGAAAAAAGCAGAAATGGAGTTTCTTGATCTCCAACCAGGTGATGTTGTGTCAACATATGCCGATGTTGATGATCTAATAAACGATGTTGGTTTTAAGCCTGAAACTTTACTTGAAACAGGAATAAGACATTTTGTTAACTGGTATGTTGATTATTATGGGAAGAAGATAAAGTAA
- a CDS encoding M48 family metalloprotease, translated as MLQACANDFGAALNEVVKSSTSWETGTDSKEASSTNTAKSESKPAFNLLSPSRQEEIQIGRQITGNLLGAAPLVNDEELQNYVNKVGRWVANQGERADLPWHFGVIESEDINAFAAPGGYVVITKGLYRKMENEAQLAGVLSHEIAHVIRSHHLKILQKTQLLNFGSDLLGKQLGRDNQVIQKLIGSGAEVCARSLDKSAEFEADRMGVVLTTRAGYEPFGLPEVLQIIGQTGRDESRVALLFKTHPLPDDRLVKLDDAIGNRLDSIKDGKTLGERFYRLRN; from the coding sequence ATGCTGCAAGCATGCGCTAATGATTTTGGAGCTGCATTAAATGAAGTAGTCAAGAGCAGCACTTCTTGGGAAACCGGCACAGACAGTAAAGAAGCTTCATCCACAAATACAGCAAAGAGCGAAAGCAAACCAGCGTTTAATTTATTAAGTCCCTCCAGGCAGGAAGAAATTCAGATAGGCCGCCAAATCACGGGCAATCTGCTGGGAGCAGCTCCACTTGTAAATGATGAAGAACTGCAAAATTATGTAAATAAAGTCGGGCGCTGGGTAGCCAATCAGGGTGAACGCGCAGATTTACCCTGGCACTTTGGCGTAATCGAAAGCGAAGACATCAATGCCTTTGCCGCGCCCGGCGGCTATGTTGTCATCACTAAAGGGCTTTATCGGAAAATGGAAAACGAAGCACAACTGGCAGGTGTGCTCTCTCATGAAATAGCCCATGTTATCAGGAGTCACCATCTCAAAATCCTGCAAAAAACCCAACTGCTGAATTTTGGCTCAGATTTACTCGGCAAGCAATTAGGCAGGGACAATCAGGTAATCCAAAAATTAATCGGCAGCGGTGCGGAAGTTTGCGCCCGCAGCCTGGACAAAAGCGCCGAGTTTGAAGCCGACCGCATGGGTGTAGTACTAACTACCAGGGCTGGTTATGAGCCTTTCGGTTTACCTGAAGTACTGCAAATTATCGGGCAAACAGGCAGAGATGAAAGCAGAGTGGCCTTGCTGTTTAAAACCCATCCACTTCCTGATGACAGATTAGTAAAACTGGACGATGCGATTGGTAACAGGCTGGATAGTATTAAAGACGGCAAGACACTGGGGGAGCGTTTTTATCGTTTGAGGAATTAG
- a CDS encoding SH3 domain-containing protein codes for MKIYKVILIAALLLPGVSLAGEMGSALKADIIREEPYSDAKKTGSFVRGDKLEILGKKGGWLKIKTAKDSGWVRLLSVKRGISKGGNEAAGILALASGRAGTGQVVATTGIRGLNEEELKSAEYNAAEVKKLESYTQTSEQGRQFAQSGGLESVIFPYLPESQNKGEK; via the coding sequence ATGAAAATATATAAAGTTATATTAATAGCAGCCTTATTACTGCCGGGAGTATCTTTAGCAGGTGAAATGGGCAGTGCTCTTAAAGCGGATATTATTCGCGAAGAACCTTATTCCGATGCCAAAAAAACAGGTAGTTTTGTGCGTGGCGATAAGCTGGAAATCCTTGGCAAAAAAGGTGGGTGGCTAAAGATAAAAACCGCAAAAGACAGCGGATGGGTTCGCTTATTATCGGTTAAACGCGGTATCAGCAAAGGCGGTAATGAGGCCGCAGGTATTCTGGCATTAGCAAGCGGCCGTGCAGGTACAGGACAGGTGGTCGCAACAACCGGAATACGCGGTTTGAATGAGGAAGAACTTAAAAGCGCTGAATATAATGCAGCCGAAGTCAAAAAGCTGGAAAGCTATACCCAAACCTCTGAGCAGGGCCGGCAGTTCGCTCAAAGCGGTGGTCTTGAATCCGTCATATTTCCCTACTTGCCGGAATCACAAAATAAAGGAGAAAAATAA
- a CDS encoding CHASE2 domain-containing protein produces the protein MTRLKLLIGQWIAHIARRLRNNFYLYLAALFTLFVLFDAGVLHVGENMRQRTFDFMVRSRVIVPKPDKEIVIVDINEASLAAMAKEYGRYPWPRQVFGEFLENIEAQKPKAIVFDILFSDADITNPDSDAYFNDTIADTDNTFFPFIRLSETQDKLSALKPVMLPGVTEIIKGQADKNATIAVILPHFAAAINSGRLGFNNIYPDKDGIVREYRLYRDDYGWKVPSLSMKVGNMLGYNMPETQSVLINWRGKPFTYQYVTFSDVLLDMSSRVKKRPENEFSGKIVIIGSTAPSLFDLKATPMAKIYPGVEILATAIDNVKHGDYLHVWRGFLSYVFISLLLIWLTTAAFYKNADRNKLNRIFSSSQIILLVISYISINTTNTYIPLSGPVIWAIAYFSIAKVYALATDLALQRWLAFGVKTGKGESQALIMPILVESEYPLGDALLKKLKRQIELNCRTPNNVDILKGSQSGIWGLFGDTIVVNWTYSEALEQYAQNAKQDAEQLAGQLSAILKNVGLPDDTKIYYSMHTGGLAGDKPLANQWRSLFAQAILKLEHNGKVNHENI, from the coding sequence ATGACACGACTAAAACTGCTTATAGGCCAATGGATAGCTCACATTGCCAGAAGATTACGCAATAACTTCTATCTTTATCTTGCGGCCCTGTTCACGCTTTTTGTATTGTTTGATGCCGGCGTGTTACATGTGGGAGAAAATATGCGTCAAAGGACATTTGATTTCATGGTCCGTAGCCGCGTGATTGTGCCTAAGCCGGATAAAGAGATTGTGATTGTAGATATAAACGAAGCCAGTTTAGCTGCTATGGCAAAGGAATATGGACGCTATCCATGGCCGCGTCAGGTGTTCGGCGAGTTTTTAGAAAATATCGAGGCACAAAAACCCAAAGCCATCGTTTTTGATATTTTATTTAGTGATGCTGACATAACCAACCCGGATAGCGATGCTTATTTCAATGACACCATAGCTGACACGGATAACACTTTCTTTCCGTTTATACGGTTGTCGGAAACCCAGGATAAACTTAGCGCATTAAAACCTGTTATGCTGCCAGGCGTAACTGAAATAATCAAAGGGCAAGCGGATAAAAATGCCACAATTGCCGTGATATTACCACATTTTGCGGCAGCAATTAATTCAGGCCGTTTAGGGTTTAATAACATATACCCGGATAAAGACGGCATAGTACGTGAATATCGCCTTTATCGGGATGATTATGGCTGGAAGGTGCCATCGCTGTCTATGAAAGTAGGTAATATGCTTGGCTACAACATGCCGGAGACACAAAGCGTGCTTATCAATTGGCGCGGAAAACCCTTTACTTACCAATACGTCACATTCAGCGATGTACTTCTGGATATGAGCAGTAGAGTGAAAAAACGCCCGGAAAATGAATTTAGCGGAAAAATCGTTATCATCGGCTCTACCGCACCCAGCCTGTTTGACCTTAAGGCCACGCCTATGGCAAAAATTTATCCTGGGGTGGAAATTTTAGCAACCGCCATTGATAATGTCAAACATGGTGATTATCTTCATGTGTGGCGCGGTTTTCTATCCTATGTATTTATCAGCCTGTTACTTATATGGCTTACAACCGCAGCTTTTTATAAGAATGCAGATCGCAACAAATTAAACAGGATTTTTAGTAGCAGCCAGATTATCTTACTGGTAATTTCTTATATCAGCATCAACACCACAAACACTTACATACCCTTGAGCGGCCCGGTTATTTGGGCTATTGCGTATTTCAGCATCGCAAAAGTTTATGCACTGGCCACTGACCTTGCGCTGCAACGATGGTTGGCATTTGGCGTAAAAACCGGCAAGGGGGAATCGCAGGCACTTATTATGCCTATTTTGGTGGAAAGCGAATATCCTTTAGGCGATGCGCTGCTTAAAAAACTAAAGCGGCAAATTGAACTTAATTGTCGCACACCTAATAATGTCGATATCCTGAAGGGTTCGCAAAGTGGCATTTGGGGATTATTCGGCGACACGATTGTCGTGAACTGGACTTATTCCGAAGCACTTGAACAATATGCACAAAATGCAAAACAGGACGCAGAACAATTGGCTGGACAATTATCTGCAATATTGAAAAATGTCGGCTTACCCGACGATACTAAAATATATTACTCTATGCATACAGGAGGATTGGCAGGAGACAAGCCATTAGCAAACCAATGGCGCAGCTTGTTTGCCCAAGCCATTCTCAAATTAGAACATAACGGAAAGGTTAATCATGAAAATATATAA